In Limisalsivibrio acetivorans, one genomic interval encodes:
- a CDS encoding PKD domain-containing protein produces the protein MKKSAIFRSLILIIFTALALSITACGGGSGSDHSEPVNPDPEPVTYYSIYADVNGLLGEIEISNGKSSRVVSGAGEKLLGDTFQDKDVYGITVTSQPEGGFCSVENGAGTIEGADVRDVVINCFYTAEDVEDIELDSNDSIISVSDNSIVIKGDSELAANITEGTILCSQASEAKPFGSLLSITGKEYQEGNYVLSTEPAELTDMYNNAGMMTTQSMSNAEVVDTQSFQGGSISVHRVRSAGDYCSGVPTDFYAAINDVQLSDGITINGCYGFSYDLELDFDIEDSRITSFDYSQTGKAISAVDIHVDGAYSNINEAYDIGEVKFKGVLKTDINIPYSFIVGFTASVKGTASGEVYAGVGSSVEGAASVQADQSGIEHSRDFSHSFERMGPELTGDTAIDIGVMGNTSLKLFDVNGISLNTSMDSSIVADTAETPWWSMYGSIDSTTLLGDTSGVISGFGLFINEGAELNSENFQIADELLAQSDGGIDTNDTPEARFSYSPLSPQTDTSIVFTNESSDPDGDSLMYLWDFGDNYTSTEANPVHSFSDSGTYTVTLTAEDPDGLSDTESAVITVTAPVYNTPPEASFSYSPEEPETGEEVSFTNTSTDTDNDTLTYLWDLGDGTTETAESPSHTYIEAGTYTVVLEVSDGEETDTEVAQITVTSPEPVITVISPNGGESIEAGEALTIEWISTDYDGLLDISLVGDNITEEIAYSQPSSGSYEWVVPESIEGGDSYKVKVMTVTSPDTLYDYSDGSFSITEPAVKYSVEARFNNSGSVTPETAVVVEGERVEFVLVPNDGCYFVPTASGTCGAGTFSGNTYTTDVIMQDCWVAFSFVEEEEEPVIPESAPKLKKTGQTTSYADYDDGWYQAGVEPSYSRANDIVTDEVTGLMWQDDADASSINKDWQGAIDYCDALSLGGYSDWRLPSIEELETIVDLGRVLPSADLVFQNVGNSNYWSSTTYAYDGINAWIVNFVEGKSSYSNKSVTYRLRCVRSGE, from the coding sequence ATGAAGAAGTCGGCTATTTTTCGATCCTTAATTCTTATTATTTTTACAGCATTAGCGCTTTCTATCACAGCTTGCGGTGGGGGCAGTGGTTCGGATCATAGTGAACCTGTTAACCCGGATCCTGAGCCGGTGACCTATTACAGTATTTACGCCGACGTTAACGGCCTGTTGGGCGAAATCGAGATCTCCAACGGTAAATCCTCCAGAGTTGTTTCAGGGGCAGGTGAAAAGCTTCTCGGTGATACATTTCAGGACAAGGATGTTTACGGCATAACCGTAACCTCCCAGCCAGAGGGCGGTTTCTGCTCTGTGGAAAACGGGGCAGGCACTATTGAAGGGGCAGATGTTAGGGATGTTGTAATCAACTGCTTCTATACCGCAGAGGATGTTGAGGATATTGAACTGGACTCCAACGACAGCATCATTTCAGTCTCCGATAACTCCATTGTAATAAAGGGTGATTCTGAACTCGCTGCTAATATCACAGAGGGTACAATCCTATGCTCTCAGGCCTCTGAAGCTAAGCCCTTTGGCTCTCTACTCAGTATAACAGGCAAGGAGTATCAAGAAGGAAACTATGTTCTTTCAACGGAGCCTGCCGAACTAACAGATATGTATAATAACGCCGGCATGATGACCACTCAATCGATGAGCAATGCCGAAGTTGTAGATACTCAGTCATTCCAAGGCGGAAGTATCAGTGTACATAGGGTAAGAAGTGCTGGCGACTACTGCTCCGGTGTGCCGACTGATTTCTATGCCGCAATAAATGATGTTCAGCTGAGTGACGGTATAACTATAAACGGCTGTTACGGTTTCAGCTATGACCTTGAACTTGACTTCGATATTGAGGACTCAAGGATAACAAGCTTCGACTACTCCCAGACAGGGAAGGCTATAAGCGCTGTAGACATTCATGTAGACGGGGCATATTCCAATATAAACGAGGCCTATGATATTGGAGAGGTTAAGTTTAAGGGTGTACTTAAAACAGATATAAACATCCCGTACTCTTTCATAGTCGGCTTCACAGCCTCTGTTAAAGGAACCGCATCCGGAGAGGTATATGCCGGTGTCGGTTCATCTGTGGAAGGAGCAGCCAGTGTCCAAGCTGATCAGTCCGGTATAGAACACTCCAGGGACTTCAGCCACAGCTTTGAGCGTATGGGTCCTGAGCTGACGGGGGATACCGCCATCGATATCGGTGTTATGGGAAATACCTCCCTGAAGCTTTTTGACGTAAACGGTATATCTTTAAATACTTCTATGGATTCTTCCATAGTAGCTGATACAGCAGAAACGCCGTGGTGGAGTATGTACGGAAGTATAGATTCCACAACCCTTCTCGGCGACACTTCTGGAGTTATAAGCGGGTTTGGTCTATTCATTAATGAAGGGGCAGAGTTGAACTCTGAGAATTTTCAGATTGCGGATGAGCTCCTTGCCCAGTCGGATGGAGGAATCGATACAAACGACACCCCCGAGGCTCGTTTCAGCTATTCACCGTTATCCCCCCAGACAGATACTTCGATTGTCTTTACAAATGAATCTAGCGATCCTGATGGTGATTCTCTGATGTATCTATGGGATTTTGGTGACAACTACACATCAACGGAAGCGAACCCTGTTCATTCATTCTCTGATTCCGGAACATATACTGTAACGCTTACAGCTGAGGACCCAGACGGGCTTTCAGACACAGAGAGCGCAGTAATAACCGTTACAGCTCCTGTCTATAATACGCCTCCAGAGGCATCGTTCAGCTACTCCCCCGAGGAACCGGAGACCGGAGAGGAGGTGTCCTTTACAAACACCTCCACCGATACCGACAATGATACGCTGACATATCTATGGGACTTAGGCGACGGCACCACGGAAACGGCAGAATCACCTTCGCATACATACATTGAGGCCGGAACATACACCGTTGTCCTTGAGGTATCCGATGGTGAAGAGACGGATACCGAGGTTGCTCAGATAACGGTTACATCTCCTGAACCTGTGATTACTGTCATATCTCCCAACGGCGGGGAAAGTATTGAGGCAGGGGAAGCACTTACCATTGAGTGGATAAGTACAGACTATGACGGACTGTTGGATATCAGCCTTGTCGGCGATAATATCACCGAAGAAATAGCCTACAGCCAGCCTTCATCGGGGAGCTATGAATGGGTAGTGCCTGAATCTATTGAGGGGGGTGATTCCTATAAGGTGAAGGTGATGACCGTTACCAGTCCAGACACATTATACGACTACAGCGATGGGTCATTCTCTATCACTGAGCCCGCTGTGAAGTATTCCGTTGAAGCAAGGTTTAACAATAGCGGTAGCGTAACTCCAGAGACAGCAGTTGTTGTCGAAGGGGAAAGGGTTGAGTTTGTTCTTGTTCCAAACGATGGTTGCTATTTTGTTCCCACTGCATCGGGAACATGCGGTGCAGGTACTTTTAGCGGAAATACCTATACTACAGATGTGATCATGCAAGACTGCTGGGTAGCCTTCAGTTTTGTGGAGGAAGAGGAAGAGCCTGTGATACCGGAGTCTGCTCCGAAACTGAAGAAAACCGGACAGACAACTTCCTACGCAGATTACGATGATGGCTGGTATCAGGCTGGTGTTGAGCCGAGCTACAGCAGAGCGAATGATATCGTTACAGACGAAGTGACCGGGCTTATGTGGCAGGATGATGCGGATGCAAGTTCAATCAACAAAGACTGGCAGGGTGCTATCGATTATTGCGATGCACTTAGCCTTGGGGGATATTCTGACTGGAGACTCCCGTCGATTGAAGAACTGGAAACTATAGTGGATTTGGGTAGAGTTTTACCTTCAGCTGATCTTGTTTTCCAAAACGTGGGCAATTCGAACTATTGGTCGTCAACTACCTATGCTTATGATGGTATTAATGCATGGATAGTGAACTTCGTCGAGGGCAAAAGTAGCTACAGCAATAAGTCGGTTACGTACCGCTTACGTTGTGTTCGTTCTGGAGAGTGA
- the phnD gene encoding phosphate/phosphite/phosphonate ABC transporter substrate-binding protein, translating into MKNIAVLFLLILSTFGVNAETTLKYGISSMLSASSTFIHYEELNNYIAQKMDTESHIIHKENYSEMNQLIKNSQVDFASICTGAMLYLDESEYRLVAVPVINGVKTYNSVVIANSESGIDSLSDMQEKVFVMTDRLSNTGYLYPSYLFNRKFGDINSFFKKVYFTGTHDKSVYLVNKGVVDAGAVDELVFESIKANNPENVSNLEVIHRSPDFGMPPIVASNKMDNIKTEQLKAVLLNMHKDPEGSSILSELMIDRFVPAEESDYDIVHEIKKYVENHKK; encoded by the coding sequence ATGAAAAATATAGCAGTGCTTTTCCTGCTCATACTCAGCACATTCGGAGTTAACGCAGAAACAACTCTAAAATACGGCATCTCCTCTATGCTCTCCGCCTCCAGCACCTTCATCCACTATGAAGAGCTGAACAATTATATTGCACAAAAAATGGATACTGAATCACATATTATCCATAAGGAAAACTACAGCGAAATGAACCAGCTGATTAAAAACAGCCAGGTGGATTTTGCAAGTATCTGTACAGGGGCGATGCTTTATCTCGATGAATCGGAATATAGGCTTGTTGCTGTGCCGGTTATCAACGGTGTAAAAACCTATAACTCTGTCGTTATAGCAAACAGTGAATCGGGTATCGATTCTCTTAGTGATATGCAGGAGAAGGTTTTTGTCATGACGGACAGACTTTCCAACACGGGGTACCTGTACCCCTCTTATCTGTTCAACAGAAAGTTCGGAGATATTAACTCATTTTTCAAAAAGGTATACTTCACAGGCACCCACGATAAATCGGTATACCTTGTGAATAAAGGAGTCGTTGATGCAGGGGCAGTGGACGAGCTGGTGTTTGAAAGTATTAAAGCCAATAACCCTGAGAATGTCTCGAATCTGGAGGTGATCCACCGCTCGCCGGACTTTGGAATGCCACCTATAGTCGCATCCAACAAGATGGACAATATAAAAACCGAACAGCTTAAAGCGGTTTTGCTCAATATGCACAAAGACCCGGAAGGGAGCAGTATCTTATCCGAGCTCATGATAGACAGGTTTGTACCCGCAGAAGAGAGTGATTACGATATTGTCCATGAGATAAAAAAGTATGTTGAAAATCATAAGAAATAG
- a CDS encoding sensor histidine kinase encodes MLKIIRNSIPDSFKNRFLLLFTAFVIVAGLSNISAQYLFDKFEYSKLSNETIRNIHFSSMNSLRDSILYDDIYTLFTITESIAHNVSLVQNVFILNSKKRYITDAMVTKDIPAIQNDSSSYKTMDITLDNGKTIGYAVYHVDLDYIQHQILSHNIVTTGVIMLIIVVFLVAAIVLIFFFTKPINIISASLIESESSSVPIYFNIPEHTSSEIKTLANIITALSVELDKKMKQNIESEKKIAQDEKLAAIGSLSAGLAHELRNPAMSLKIMTHSFRTGESITDDDLVVIEREVDRISMTVNEFLRIAKTVDVDITETNTKRIKRMLIEHFHRVLNEISILYYGNDFEFKTDELKLFSVLENLIYNSKEADATSVKIHFEQAPNSTIISYIDNGVGIQKNIADKVFLPFFTTKKSGTGLGMSMCEKILFALNGTISIDTSYTEGAKFTIILKGANNA; translated from the coding sequence ATGTTGAAAATCATAAGAAATAGCATACCTGATTCTTTTAAAAACAGGTTTTTGCTTCTCTTTACCGCCTTTGTTATCGTTGCAGGCCTTAGCAATATCTCAGCTCAATATCTCTTTGATAAGTTTGAATACAGCAAGCTCTCAAACGAGACAATACGGAATATTCACTTCAGCTCAATGAACAGTTTGCGAGACTCCATCCTATACGACGACATATACACATTGTTTACGATAACTGAAAGTATCGCACATAACGTATCTCTGGTCCAAAATGTATTCATACTAAACAGTAAGAAGCGTTATATTACTGATGCAATGGTCACAAAGGATATTCCAGCAATCCAGAACGACAGTAGTAGCTATAAAACAATGGACATAACGCTGGATAACGGAAAGACCATCGGCTATGCAGTTTATCATGTTGATCTTGATTATATTCAACACCAGATCCTGAGCCATAATATTGTAACTACAGGTGTAATAATGCTGATTATTGTCGTATTTCTTGTGGCGGCAATTGTCCTTATTTTCTTTTTCACCAAACCTATAAATATAATATCTGCCTCACTAATCGAATCCGAAAGCAGCAGTGTCCCGATTTACTTCAATATCCCAGAGCACACCTCATCGGAGATTAAAACCCTCGCCAACATCATTACGGCCCTTTCTGTGGAGCTTGATAAAAAAATGAAGCAGAACATTGAGTCGGAGAAAAAAATCGCTCAGGACGAAAAACTGGCTGCCATAGGCTCACTATCTGCAGGGCTGGCACACGAACTTCGCAACCCTGCAATGTCACTCAAGATTATGACCCACAGCTTTCGAACGGGAGAGTCCATAACAGATGATGACCTTGTCGTCATCGAAAGGGAAGTGGACAGAATATCTATGACTGTGAATGAGTTCCTGCGGATAGCAAAGACTGTGGATGTGGATATTACTGAAACAAACACCAAACGAATTAAACGTATGCTCATCGAGCACTTCCACAGGGTTCTTAATGAGATTAGTATACTCTACTATGGCAATGACTTTGAATTCAAAACAGACGAACTTAAGCTTTTCAGCGTATTAGAGAATTTGATATATAACTCGAAAGAGGCTGATGCAACTTCTGTTAAGATACATTTTGAGCAAGCACCTAACAGCACAATAATATCTTACATTGACAACGGTGTCGGCATCCAAAAAAATATTGCCGATAAGGTTTTTCTGCCATTCTTCACAACTAAAAAAAGCGGTACAGGCTTAGGCATGAGTATGTGTGAAAAAATCCTCTTCGCATTAAACGGTACTATATCAATAGATACAAGCTACACAGAAGGAGCAAAATTCACTATAATACTTAAAGGTGCAAATAATGCGTAA
- a CDS encoding sigma-54-dependent transcriptional regulator has protein sequence MRNILVIDDDTSLTYSLKKAFNRDYSLSIANNASEAFTILRNNSHIGLIFLDFKLGEENGIDVLERLNKDYPAIPVIFMTAYGNSNTVVEAVKTGAVEYLVKPIEPEVFIESINDYYLENGTSCGDDFIRVPEYDRSIEIAGTSKPMRDVLKLTASASQSDAPVLITGESGTGKDLIAGMLHRHSKRAPEPFIPVNCAAIPSELLESELFGYTKGAFSGASSHKVGLFESANRGTIFLDEISELPYELQAKLLRVLQNGSIQKIGESMACSVDVRIIAASNRNLTQLVDSGDFREDLFYRLSVIGIDIPPLRARKNDIPEIVLYLLGKYNQKNSRKIRCISKELIEILKNQEWRGNVRELENRIREAVALANSEKLCLDNISFGAISSEPHGQLRLYDYFTNKYKNDIYNSSLAECEKVLVQGALSRFNGKLSEAAEWLNISRVTLNAKIKKYDLM, from the coding sequence ATGCGTAACATCCTTGTAATAGACGATGACACTTCTCTTACATACAGCCTGAAAAAGGCATTTAACAGGGACTACAGCCTTTCCATCGCAAATAACGCCTCAGAAGCATTTACAATACTTAGAAATAACAGTCATATAGGTCTTATTTTCCTGGACTTTAAACTTGGCGAAGAAAACGGTATTGATGTCCTGGAGAGACTGAATAAGGACTATCCCGCCATACCGGTTATTTTCATGACTGCATACGGCAACAGCAACACGGTAGTTGAGGCCGTTAAAACCGGAGCTGTGGAATATCTGGTAAAACCCATTGAGCCTGAAGTTTTTATTGAAAGCATTAACGATTACTATCTTGAAAACGGAACTTCATGTGGTGATGATTTTATCAGGGTTCCTGAGTATGACAGAAGCATCGAGATTGCGGGCACATCCAAACCGATGAGGGATGTATTGAAGCTTACCGCCTCGGCCTCTCAGTCCGATGCCCCTGTTTTGATAACAGGAGAGAGCGGAACCGGGAAGGATCTGATAGCCGGAATGCTTCACAGACACAGCAAAAGAGCCCCGGAACCTTTTATACCGGTAAACTGTGCGGCTATACCCTCTGAACTTCTGGAAAGTGAGCTCTTCGGCTACACCAAGGGTGCGTTCAGCGGTGCATCATCTCATAAAGTAGGGCTTTTCGAATCAGCAAACCGCGGAACAATCTTTCTGGACGAGATAAGCGAGCTCCCCTATGAGCTGCAAGCGAAACTGCTTAGAGTTCTACAGAATGGCTCGATTCAGAAGATTGGCGAATCTATGGCATGCTCCGTTGATGTAAGGATCATCGCAGCTTCTAACAGGAACCTTACCCAGCTTGTGGACTCAGGCGATTTCAGAGAAGACCTTTTCTATCGGCTGAGCGTTATCGGGATAGACATACCCCCTCTAAGGGCTAGGAAAAATGATATACCAGAGATCGTACTGTACCTGCTAGGGAAATATAACCAGAAAAACAGCAGAAAGATACGCTGTATTAGCAAAGAACTGATTGAGATACTCAAGAATCAGGAATGGCGCGGCAATGTGCGTGAGCTGGAGAACAGGATAAGGGAGGCTGTTGCACTGGCAAACAGTGAGAAGCTCTGCCTGGATAACATAAGTTTCGGTGCCATAAGCTCAGAACCCCATGGACAACTCCGCCTTTATGATTATTTCACAAATAAATACAAAAACGATATATACAATAGCTCACTCGCAGAATGCGAGAAGGTACTTGTGCAAGGCGCTCTGAGCAGGTTTAACGGAAAACTCAGTGAAGCTGCGGAATGGTTGAATATCTCAAGGGTCACCCTGAATGCAAAGATTAAGAAATACGACCTGATGTAA
- a CDS encoding molybdopterin-dependent oxidoreductase, with translation MKIKRRDFLKATAVIGTAAAFGCVPKNNALEPASAMPQKMGEAEGEWISTTCQGCTTWDPIQVFVQDGRAVKVRGNPNSKANEGTCCPRAHMGLQQLYDPDRVKVPMKRTNPEKGRGVDPKFVPISWDEALDTIADKMIELRKNGEAHKYMLNRGRYTYARDIIYDAMTKIYGSPNNISHSAICAEAEKSGAFFTHGYWDYRDYDLDNTKYLLIWGLDPLVSNRQVPYSIKVFGEVMDKATITVVDPKLNASAAKAHNWLPVLPGTDGALAVAIAHVLLTEELWYKPFVGDFKDSVNHFKAGETVDESLFEEKYTSGIAKWWNLELKDKTPEWAEKETKIPAEQIYKTAREMAVAAPSVCVWMGPGAAMHVRGTYSAMAIEALCGLLGSIDNQGGTLMKGKTHVNKMPSLDAYKDSIAKKKYQKIDQRGYLDFPALKKGKSGGGVVTNNVATAMLEKDPYDIKMGIGYMNNFTFSGTGAQRWEEALSKLDFYVHITTHASEMTQFSDIVLPSAITTFEKWAFLKSKGNRHSQVSLLQPVVDPMWDVRTDETEIPFLIAEKLAEKGFDNMLRYFKDSFKDPETGATPQNAKEFALYVVKYYTAPTWDGKESFPGDKINGWEDFKAVGVWNDAPYPFKKSWGKFKTKTKKFEFYSETLKEALSKHAKKHHTDVDNVLEECNYEARGEHAFIPHYEKPFRYGSTEEYPLTFIDHRSRLNKEGRSANCTWYQEFKKVDLGDESWDDVLKINPEDASKYGISNGDMVRITSVNASFVIKAKLWEGVRPGTITKCYGQGHWAYGRIAAEDYHNAKPKGFNNNELMPADYDRLSGSTARNGGFCGVKIEKA, from the coding sequence ATGAAAATCAAAAGAAGAGATTTTCTTAAAGCGACAGCAGTTATAGGTACTGCAGCCGCTTTTGGCTGTGTACCAAAAAATAATGCTTTAGAACCTGCTTCAGCCATGCCTCAGAAGATGGGCGAAGCCGAAGGTGAGTGGATATCAACAACATGCCAGGGGTGTACCACTTGGGACCCTATACAGGTTTTTGTGCAGGACGGCAGAGCTGTAAAGGTTCGAGGAAACCCCAACAGCAAAGCAAACGAAGGCACTTGCTGCCCCAGAGCGCATATGGGACTGCAGCAGCTTTATGACCCCGATAGAGTAAAAGTGCCCATGAAAAGGACAAACCCCGAAAAAGGAAGGGGTGTGGATCCCAAGTTTGTGCCCATAAGCTGGGACGAAGCTCTGGACACCATCGCAGATAAAATGATCGAGCTGAGAAAGAACGGCGAAGCTCATAAATATATGCTCAACAGGGGACGCTACACCTACGCTAGAGATATCATCTATGATGCAATGACAAAGATCTACGGCTCTCCTAACAATATTTCTCACAGCGCCATCTGTGCAGAAGCAGAAAAGTCCGGTGCATTCTTCACCCACGGATACTGGGACTATCGAGACTATGACCTTGATAATACGAAATATCTGCTGATATGGGGGCTGGATCCGCTTGTTTCGAACAGGCAGGTTCCCTACTCAATAAAAGTATTCGGCGAGGTTATGGACAAGGCGACAATCACCGTTGTGGATCCAAAACTGAACGCATCCGCTGCAAAGGCCCACAACTGGCTCCCCGTACTACCCGGAACAGACGGAGCCCTTGCTGTGGCCATAGCCCATGTGCTTCTAACAGAAGAGCTGTGGTACAAGCCCTTTGTCGGCGATTTCAAAGACAGTGTAAACCATTTCAAAGCTGGCGAAACTGTTGATGAGTCATTATTTGAGGAGAAGTATACGAGCGGTATTGCTAAATGGTGGAATCTGGAGCTTAAGGATAAAACACCCGAATGGGCAGAGAAAGAAACCAAAATCCCGGCAGAGCAGATCTATAAAACAGCCAGAGAGATGGCAGTAGCAGCCCCTTCTGTCTGTGTGTGGATGGGTCCGGGTGCGGCAATGCACGTGCGCGGTACTTACTCGGCAATGGCGATTGAGGCACTCTGCGGACTTCTCGGCTCAATAGACAATCAGGGGGGAACCCTTATGAAGGGGAAAACCCATGTCAACAAGATGCCCAGCCTGGATGCATATAAAGACAGTATCGCCAAAAAGAAATACCAGAAAATAGACCAGCGAGGTTACCTTGACTTCCCTGCTCTTAAAAAAGGAAAATCCGGCGGCGGAGTTGTAACCAACAATGTTGCCACTGCCATGCTTGAAAAGGACCCTTACGATATCAAGATGGGTATCGGATACATGAACAACTTCACATTTTCCGGAACCGGAGCACAAAGATGGGAAGAGGCCCTCAGCAAGCTCGATTTCTATGTGCACATAACAACCCACGCCTCCGAAATGACTCAGTTTTCAGATATAGTTCTCCCTTCAGCGATTACAACATTTGAAAAGTGGGCATTCCTCAAGAGCAAAGGGAACAGGCACTCACAGGTTTCTCTCCTTCAGCCTGTTGTAGATCCCATGTGGGATGTTCGTACCGATGAAACAGAGATACCTTTCCTTATAGCCGAGAAGCTTGCAGAGAAGGGATTCGACAATATGCTCAGGTACTTCAAAGACAGCTTCAAGGATCCCGAAACCGGTGCGACCCCGCAGAATGCCAAGGAGTTTGCTTTATACGTTGTAAAGTATTACACAGCACCCACATGGGACGGCAAAGAGAGCTTCCCCGGAGATAAGATTAACGGTTGGGAGGACTTTAAAGCTGTTGGAGTCTGGAATGATGCACCCTATCCCTTCAAAAAAAGCTGGGGCAAGTTTAAGACAAAGACAAAGAAGTTTGAGTTCTACAGCGAAACCCTCAAGGAAGCTCTTTCAAAGCATGCAAAGAAGCATCACACAGATGTAGATAACGTCCTTGAAGAATGCAATTACGAAGCACGTGGAGAGCATGCTTTCATACCTCACTATGAGAAACCTTTCCGTTACGGCTCAACAGAGGAGTACCCCCTAACCTTCATCGACCACAGATCACGCCTGAATAAGGAAGGACGCAGTGCAAACTGTACATGGTATCAGGAATTCAAGAAAGTGGACCTCGGTGACGAAAGCTGGGACGATGTGTTGAAGATTAATCCTGAGGATGCGTCCAAGTACGGCATATCCAACGGAGACATGGTTAGAATAACATCTGTCAACGCAAGCTTTGTTATCAAGGCAAAGCTTTGGGAAGGCGTACGCCCCGGCACAATCACCAAATGCTACGGCCAAGGTCACTGGGCTTATGGAAGAATTGCTGCAGAAGATTACCATAACGCTAAACCTAAAGGCTTTAACAATAACGAACTGATGCCTGCAGACTATGACCGCCTCTCTGGTAGTACAGCAAGAAACGGCGGTTTCTGCGGCGTAAAAATTGAAAAAGCATAA
- a CDS encoding 4Fe-4S dicluster domain-containing protein translates to MSKMGMVIDLHKCVGCGACGIACKTENNTQDRKNGQSYNWADFIFKMEGKFPDLNFTAYPVLCNHCSNAACVDACPVTPKAMFKTKDGITMHNDERCIGCRQCQMACPYSAEDLEGSDAEYSVISFNFDDEPTHPAYRSSSVLLDGMTSSGAEVSKGAGAVPPFKTKYAHPDYDDVRRKGIVEKCILCEHRIKNCEDPYCVDACPSHARVVGDLDDPNSKASRLLNTYSYERLQVEAGTEPNVYYIRSYKVK, encoded by the coding sequence ATGTCCAAAATGGGAATGGTAATAGATCTGCATAAATGTGTAGGATGCGGAGCATGCGGAATCGCATGTAAAACAGAAAACAATACACAGGACAGAAAAAACGGTCAATCTTATAACTGGGCGGACTTTATCTTCAAGATGGAAGGCAAGTTCCCCGATTTAAACTTTACAGCCTATCCTGTCCTTTGCAATCATTGCTCAAATGCTGCATGCGTTGATGCATGCCCTGTAACACCCAAGGCAATGTTTAAAACAAAAGACGGAATAACCATGCATAATGATGAGAGATGTATCGGGTGCCGGCAGTGCCAGATGGCCTGTCCATACAGTGCGGAAGATCTCGAGGGAAGCGATGCGGAATACAGCGTAATCAGCTTCAATTTCGATGATGAACCCACACATCCGGCATACAGAAGCAGCTCTGTACTCCTCGACGGCATGACATCCTCCGGCGCAGAGGTCTCAAAGGGAGCTGGCGCTGTACCCCCTTTCAAGACAAAATACGCACATCCGGACTACGACGATGTCAGAAGGAAGGGGATTGTTGAAAAGTGCATACTTTGCGAACACAGGATCAAGAACTGTGAGGATCCATACTGTGTTGATGCCTGCCCTTCACATGCAAGAGTTGTAGGGGACCTTGATGACCCTAACAGCAAGGCATCCAGGTTGCTGAACACCTACAGCTACGAAAGACTGCAGGTTGAAGCGGGCACTGAGCCTAATGTTTACTATATAAGGTCCTACAAAGTTAAGTAG
- a CDS encoding TorD/DmsD family molecular chaperone, producing the protein MTIDNSGLKSELCRAFALMFYNPEDTFLNEPEILGYFAELLESLGEEYRPYAERVKNALKKNKETEIMIDYAALFVGPYKLNAPPYGSVYIDKKRKLNSDSTKEVEELYKEYGLTVSKDISDTSDHIAVELEFLHTLLADYHNNPSQKTMDILNRFMESFFLPFVKGLSPLIISNASTDIYKCVGESLGMFTQNELTTLCCS; encoded by the coding sequence ATGACTATAGACAACTCTGGATTGAAATCAGAACTGTGCAGAGCCTTTGCTCTTATGTTTTACAACCCTGAGGATACCTTTCTCAATGAGCCGGAGATACTCGGCTATTTTGCAGAACTGCTTGAGAGCCTGGGAGAGGAATACCGCCCCTATGCGGAAAGAGTGAAGAATGCCCTTAAGAAAAATAAAGAAACAGAGATAATGATTGATTATGCCGCTCTGTTTGTCGGACCATATAAGCTGAATGCCCCGCCTTACGGCTCAGTATACATTGATAAGAAAAGAAAACTGAATTCCGATTCAACTAAAGAAGTTGAGGAATTATACAAAGAGTATGGCCTTACAGTGTCCAAAGATATTAGCGACACAAGCGACCATATTGCTGTTGAATTGGAATTTCTCCATACATTGCTGGCAGATTACCATAACAACCCGTCCCAAAAAACCATGGATATCCTCAACAGATTCATGGAAAGCTTCTTTCTACCTTTTGTAAAAGGTTTATCGCCATTGATCATCTCAAATGCTTCCACAGATATTTATAAATGCGTGGGAGAGAGCCTGGGGATGTTTACCCAAAATGAGCTGACAACATTATGCTGCAGCTAA